One Microtus pennsylvanicus isolate mMicPen1 chromosome 3, mMicPen1.hap1, whole genome shotgun sequence DNA window includes the following coding sequences:
- the Rora gene encoding nuclear receptor ROR-alpha isoform X3, whose protein sequence is MESAPAAPDPAASEPGSSGSEAAPSSRETPLTQDAGRKSEAPGAGRRQSYASSSRGDFTVSKHRHVSLKRRNENPQAKVCLTE, encoded by the exons ATGGAGTCAGCTCCGGCAGCCCCCGACCCCGCCGCCAGCGAGCCGGGCAGCAGTGGCTCGGAGGCGGCCCCCAGTTCCAGAGAGACCCCGCTGACCCAGGACGCGGGCCGCAAGAGCGAGGCGCCGGGCGCGGGTCGCAGGCAGAGCTACGCGAGCTCCAGCCGAG GTGACTTTACAGTCTCTAAGCACAGACATGTCTCGCTGAAGCGAAGGAACGAGAACCCACAAGCTAAAGTGTGTCTCACTGAGTGA